The Acidimicrobiales bacterium genome includes a window with the following:
- a CDS encoding PspA/IM30 family protein, producing MANLITRWWRYFSASANSRFNERADPKIQLEQAIGEAQQQHRRLTEQAANVIANQKQTEMRLNRSMEDLSKVNNSARQAVLMADDATKKGDAARATELTQAAQAFANRLIATEREVDSLKILHLQSAQAAEQAKQAVVQNSAALQTKLTERQKLLSQLDQAKMQEQMNRAMTSLSASVGQDVPTLDEVRDKIEARYAKALGTSELGSQSVEGRMLEVEQAQINTEAETRLDQIREQLGLAAPSPPAGLGSGSSGALGTGAAAEQTNDAGADAPEQKPETPTPANPPGESSK from the coding sequence GCTCGAGCAGGCCATCGGCGAGGCCCAGCAGCAGCACCGCCGGCTGACCGAGCAGGCGGCCAACGTCATCGCCAACCAGAAGCAGACCGAGATGCGGCTCAACCGTTCGATGGAGGACCTCAGCAAGGTCAACAACTCGGCTCGTCAGGCGGTGCTGATGGCCGACGACGCCACCAAGAAGGGCGACGCCGCCAGGGCGACCGAGCTCACGCAGGCGGCCCAGGCCTTCGCCAACCGGCTCATCGCCACCGAGCGGGAGGTCGACTCCCTGAAGATCCTCCACCTGCAGTCGGCCCAGGCGGCCGAGCAGGCCAAGCAGGCCGTGGTGCAGAACTCGGCGGCGCTGCAGACCAAGCTCACCGAGCGCCAGAAGCTCCTGTCACAGCTCGATCAGGCCAAGATGCAGGAACAGATGAACCGGGCGATGACCTCGCTGTCGGCATCGGTGGGCCAGGACGTCCCGACCCTCGACGAGGTCCGGGACAAGATCGAGGCCCGGTACGCCAAGGCACTGGGCACGTCCGAGCTTGGCTCCCAGTCAGTGGAAGGCCGCATGCTCGAGGTCGAGCAGGCCCAGATCAACACCGAGGCCGAGACCCGCCTGGACCAGATCCGTGAGCAGCTCGGCTTGGCCGCGCCCAGTCCGCCGGCCGGCCTCGGCAGCGGGAGCAGTGGGGCGCTGGGGACCGGGGCCGCGGCGGAGCAGACCAATGACGCCGGTGCCGACGCGCCGGAGCAGAAGCCGGAGACGCCGACGCCGGCCAATCCGCCGGGCGAGAGCTCCAAGTAG